The Candidatus Hydrogenedentota bacterium genome segment ATAACGGTGCCCGCTCCGTCGGTTTGGAAGCAATACGTCGCGCCTAGGTCCGCGGTCATCAGTCCCGCGCGATAGAGGTGGTTGAATTCGATGCGTCCGGCCCGAAGCGCGCGGTGAATAATCAGGCTGCGGCCCGAATCGGACAGGGTGCAGTTCCGGACCACGTTACCCGTGCCTTCCGCCCAGACGGACGCGCAGTCGCCGGCGATGTAGTCTGTATTCCGGGCGAGGCACTGCTCGATGGTGTTGGATTCGCCCAGCAGCGTATACCCGTTGCCCGCGCTGTAGACGACCGAGCAACGGCGCAGCAGATTGTCGCGGCCGCCCACGATGATGCCGGAATCGTTGCGGCCCGCCCAGCCCGCGGCGTCCGTGAAATGCGACGCATAACGGACGTGACAATCGAGGATTACACAATGTCTGGCATCCGAGAGTGTAATTGTGCCCGCAAAGACGCGAAAACCGGATACGGTCACGTGTTCACGCTGCGAAAGGTCAAACGCAAGCGTGCGGTGTTTCACTTCGAGGCGATGTGCGTTGGGATCTGCCCCCGCGGGCGGCAACAGGAAGATCCGGCCTTGCGCGGCATCGAAACACCATTCGCCGGGGGCGTCGAGTAGCGGCATCGCGCCGAACAGGAAATAGCGAGTGCCTTTTCGCACTGCGTGCGCGCGGTCCTGCGACCATGCGGCCGTGAATGCGATTTGGTGCGCGGCCGGGTCGCAGCTCTCGACGGGGAGCGTCCAAGAGACCCAGTGGTCACCGGGCAGGATATGCGCCGTCGCGCCCGCGAGGTCAACGCCGGGAAGGTCCGGGTCCCGTATACCCTTGGCGTCCGACCCTTCGTCGGCTTGGGCCCAGACCCGCTGCATCGGGTCACCAGGCCCATTCGGCCAGCACGCCAACGGCAGCATGGCGCCGTCCCAGAATACCTGTTCGGCGGGGCCGGCGCACGGCGCCGACCAGATGCCACCCTCGTTCTGCGTCCATTCCGTTATCATTTCCGTCCCTGAGACAACGACGGACTCGCCGGCGCACGCTTCAAACACCACGGGCTTCTCAGCCGTCCCGGAATTCGGGGGACGCACCGTCTCCCGGTAGGTGCCGCCCTGCACGATGCACCTGTCTCCGGGCCGGAGCGCATCCGCCGCGCGCTGAATGGTCCGAAAAGGCGCGTTTCTTGTGCCCGCGCCGGTGTCGTCGCCAGCGGGACTGACGTAAAAGAGGCGTGTATCTCCGGCATAGCCCCATGCGCACCAGAGACACGCGGCGAGCAGCATCGCGCGTGACGGGACAGTGGGCATGCGTCCGCGCATCAGTCGCGCTCGAGCGCGGAATCCAGAATCGACGGCACGGCTTCGCGCAGAGACCGGAGCGCTTCCTGGTAGGAGTGATGCCGGAAGATGTACGACCCGGCGACCAGCACGTTGGCGCCTGCCTGAATGACGTCGGCGGCGGTGTGCTTGTCAATGCCGCCGTCGACTTCGAGGTCGCGGTCGCCGAGCATCATGCGCACGTTGCGGATTTTGCGCAGCATCTCGGGGATGAACGCCTGGCCGCCGAAACCCGGATTTACCGTCATGATGAGCACCAGATCGAGAAACTCGATGAGGTATTCGAGCGTGTCCTCGGGCGTGCCCGGGTTGAGCACCATGCCGGCCTGGCAATCCCGTTCCTTGATGCGCATGATGGTGCGGTGGGGATGTATCGAAGCCTCGGCATGAAAGGTGATAATGTCCGCGCCCGCGTCGGCGAAATCGTCGATATAGCGGTCGGGCTCCGTGATCATGAGGTGCACGTCGAGCGGCACGGAGCAATGAGCCCGGAGCGACGCCACGACCGGCGGTCCGATGGTGATGTTCGGCGTAAAGTGGCCGTCCATGACGTCGACGTGGATCATATCGGCGCCCGCGGCGATAACGGATCGGATTTCCTCGCCGAGGCGGCTGAAATCAGAGGCGAGCAGCGAGGGGGCGATCTTGATGTTGTACACGGTTGCGATTATCTCCCTGCGGTGGAGTGGCTGGGCACCGGCGACCCGCCGTCTTTCAGCGCATAGGACTCTTCAAGTTCCCCGTTCACGTAGATTTCGACGGTGGCTTCACCGATGTACTGGACCAAAACGCGGATAGTACTGCCCGCGACGCGTGTCTGTTTACTCTGTTCGTCAAAGGCAGGCGGATAGGTGGCCTTTGTCTCGCGGTTACCGCTAAGGTCGACGACATCGACCTTTACTTCGCTTCCGTAGTAATCGTAGAGCATCTGATGCCGCACTTCGGCCTGGTGCTCGTCGTTGGGCAGGGTGATGCGCCGGGACGGTTTCACGTCGTACGTAACGACGTCGCCCGGCCGGATCAGCGTGTTCGGAGCCGGAGACTGGTTCAGCACTATGTCCTCACGCGCGTTCTGGATGTCCACTTCGTTCGGGATCAGGTAGACGCCGAACGGGGCAAGCATGTTTCGGATTTCAAGGACCGGCTTGTCCTGTATGTCGGGCATATAGGTGCCCTCGCGGTCGGAACCCGCGCTTAGCAGCAGATTGATGCCGCTTTGTCGCGGCACGTTGGCGCCCGGCGGCGGGTCCTGAGCGAGCACGGTGTCGCGCGGGCTGTTGTCCGGGATGCGCGCCACGGCCCCAACCCGGAACCGGGCTTTCTTGATCTCGCGCTCAGCCTCCTCGCGCGTCTTACGCAGGACGTCCGGGGCAAGCTCGGCATCGGCGCCGAGGCTGACGGTGGGAATGACCTTCCGGCCAGTACGAACTACTTTTCCCGCGTCGGGCCGCTGCGAAATGATATGGTACTTCGGCACGACGTCGTGGGCTACCTGGACCTGTTTCCCCATTTCGAGGCCGACCTCGGCCAGCATGGCCGAAGCTTCCGTAATTGGCAGATCCACGATATTCGGGACGGTCACGTAATCGCCGCCTGCCAAGGCTTCCATGAACACAAAATAGCCGGCGACGGCCATGACGATGAGAAAGATAACCGTGGCGGCAGTCCAGCGGATACACCAGCCGATGAACCCGATGACGAAAAAGACGACATTCAGGACCGTTTCCGAAAACGCATCAAGAAGAAACCGTCCAGGGCCGCGTCTTGCGGCAGGGTCCGATACTGTCCTTTTGTAACGCGCCACGATTGCAACCACGCTGGGCCGTCTTCGGCCTCGACCGCGCCTTCCGCAAGCGCGGCGTTCACTACGTCTATCGTTTCCTCGGGGGAGAATGTGCACACGGCGTACACGACGAGACCCCCATTCTTGCAAAGCGCTACCGCGGATCGCAACAAAGCCCGCTGGGTCGCGGCGAGCCTGTTGACCATTTCCCGGGTCACGCGCCACTTCAGGTCCGGATGCCGCCGCAACGTTCCCAGGCCCGAACAGGGCGCATCGAGCAGCACGCGGTCGAACAGCGCGCGAAAGGGCGGCATGGCGCCGTCGGCGCACACGATAGCAACGCCCGGCAGTCCCAGCCGGACGCTGTTCTCGCGAACGCTCGGCAACTTGGCCGGCTGGACGTCTGCCGCCCAGATGCGCGCCTCGGGCCCCGCAAGCTGGGCAAGGTGCGACGTCTTTCCGCCTGGCGCCGCGCACATATCTAATATCCGTTCCCCGGCCTGGGGTTCCACAAGATGCGCGACCAGCATTGCGGCGGGGTCTTGCAGGATGAAATATCCCCGCTGGAACCATTTCGAGTGCAAGACGCGTCCCGCGTCGGGCAGGGTAAGTTCTTCCGGGATTGGTGTTGCGTGAACAACCTGAAACCCGGCCTTGAGCAGGTAGCGCATGACTTCTTCACGCGAAGCCCTCGCGGTATTGACGCGGATCGTGGCCGGGGCGTGCGTATTGGACGCCGCGCAGGTCTGTTCCGTCCGCGTGAAGCCGAATTGCTCCAGCCAGCGCTCGATGAGCCATCGCGGCATCGAATAGCGGACGCTCAGGTACGCAGCCGGGTCGGCGGGCCGGGCCGGCAGCGCCACGCCGTCGAGCGTGTTGGGGACGCGGTGCAACACGGCGTTCACGAGCCGCGCCGTACCCGCATGGCCGCGCTTTTTCGCGAGTTCGACCGAGGTATGCACCATCGCAGGATACGTTACCTGTTCGCAGAATAGGGCCTGAAACACGGCCATACGGAGAATGGAGCGGATGGGTGCGGGCAGCTCTTCGAACGGCTGATGCAGCAGGGGACGGACGACGTATTCGCTCAGAAGCTTATGGCGTACCGTTCCGTACACGAGCTGCGTAAGGAAGCGGCGGCCCCGGTCGCCGAGATTGGTTTTCCGGCGCAGCGTCGTGTCAAGCGCGTCATCCAGGCGCTGTTCGCGCTCGAACACGCGCAAGAGCACGTCTATGGCTGCATCCCGCACCGGGTCGACGGGCATCAGGCGAGGTCCTCGAAACGGTCGCCAAGGCCGATGCGGTGGCCGCGCAGGAATTCGCCCATGAGCATGGCCCGCTTGCCCGGCGCCTGGAACTCGAGTATGGCCACGCGCTGGTCCGCGGCGGCGACGTGAATTTCATCTTTCATGACGGTGACAACCGTGCCCGGGGGCGCGCCCGCGGGTTCCGGCACGATTCGGGTGCACAGCAGCTTGCATGCCTGGCCGTGGAACCCGCATTGCGCGGCAGGCCAGGGAATACACCCGCGCACGAGGTTGTGAATCTGCTGCGCGGGCCGGTTCCATGCGATGTGGCCGTCTCTCTTTTCAATCATCTTTGAGTACGTGGCCCGCGATGCGTCCTGTGGTGTAAACCGGGCGTCCCCGCGCTCGACGAGTTCAAGCGCACGCACCATCAGCGCCGCGCCGAGCCCGGCGAGCCGCGCCGTGAGTTCCGCCGCGTTCTCCTCGGGGCCGATTGGCGTCGACTCCCGCATTAGTACGTCGCCTGCATCCATTTCCGCGTTGAGCCGCATGATGGAAACCCCGGTTTCGAGGTCGCCATTGAGGACGGCGGACTGGATAGGCGACGGGCCGCGCCAACGCGGCAGCAGACTGGGATGCATGTTCAACCACCCATGCGCGGTCGCTTCGAGAATCGGCTGCCTGAGCAGGCGGCCATAGGCCGCGAGCACGCCGATGCCGGCCTGCTGCTCGCGCAGCCACACCTCGAACGCGCCGTCATTGAGCTTTACAGGCTGGTGCACCGGGATACCGCGGTCGAGGGCCCAGGACTTGACCGGCGGGGGCGCCGGTTTAGCGCTGCGGCCCTGGGGCTTGTCCGGCTGGCAGACAACTGCCACGACGTGATGGCATTCGGCAATAGCGGCCAGCGTCGGGACCGCCAGGCCGGGGGTACCGCAGAAGACGATGCGCACTACTCCATCCCCGGGATTTCAATGCCGCCGGTGAGTTCGGTCATCTTGGCCTTCACCATCGCCTGCGTCCGGCTTATGGCTTCGTTCACGGCGGACTTTACCAGTGTTTCAAGGAATTCAGGTTCTTCCTTGTTGATGACCTCAGGGTCTATCTTCAATTCCAGAATGTCGTAGCGGCCCGACATGACGACGGAGACCATGCCGCCGCCTGCATCGGCTGTCACGCGCTCGTCCACAAGCCGTTCCTTCAGTTCCTCCATACGCTCCTTCACCTGCATGGCCTGTTTCAG includes the following:
- a CDS encoding right-handed parallel beta-helix repeat-containing protein — protein: MPTVPSRAMLLAACLWCAWGYAGDTRLFYVSPAGDDTGAGTRNAPFRTIQRAADALRPGDRCIVQGGTYRETVRPPNSGTAEKPVVFEACAGESVVVSGTEMITEWTQNEGGIWSAPCAGPAEQVFWDGAMLPLACWPNGPGDPMQRVWAQADEGSDAKGIRDPDLPGVDLAGATAHILPGDHWVSWTLPVESCDPAAHQIAFTAAWSQDRAHAVRKGTRYFLFGAMPLLDAPGEWCFDAAQGRIFLLPPAGADPNAHRLEVKHRTLAFDLSQREHVTVSGFRVFAGTITLSDARHCVILDCHVRYASHFTDAAGWAGRNDSGIIVGGRDNLLRRCSVVYSAGNGYTLLGESNTIEQCLARNTDYIAGDCASVWAEGTGNVVRNCTLSDSGRSLIIHRALRAGRIEFNHLYRAGLMTADLGATYCFQTDGAGTVIAYNWIHDNCALATGVGIYIDNGSSNFLIHHNVSWNNPDSGIRLNTPSHNNRVYYNTVFQNGNSLGYWGPENNDDQQGCVVRNNIFTDAVATGAGGVRGHNFEGSDPGLVDPAANDFRLKPNSPCIDAGIAIEECPATVRGAAPDMGAYEFDEPRWVPGHDWSEPPVF
- a CDS encoding ribulose-phosphate 3-epimerase, with the protein product MYNIKIAPSLLASDFSRLGEEIRSVIAAGADMIHVDVMDGHFTPNITIGPPVVASLRAHCSVPLDVHLMITEPDRYIDDFADAGADIITFHAEASIHPHRTIMRIKERDCQAGMVLNPGTPEDTLEYLIEFLDLVLIMTVNPGFGGQAFIPEMLRKIRNVRMMLGDRDLEVDGGIDKHTAADVIQAGANVLVAGSYIFRHHSYQEALRSLREAVPSILDSALERD
- a CDS encoding PASTA domain-containing protein; amino-acid sequence: MARYKRTVSDPAARRGPGRFLLDAFSETVLNVVFFVIGFIGWCIRWTAATVIFLIVMAVAGYFVFMEALAGGDYVTVPNIVDLPITEASAMLAEVGLEMGKQVQVAHDVVPKYHIISQRPDAGKVVRTGRKVIPTVSLGADAELAPDVLRKTREEAEREIKKARFRVGAVARIPDNSPRDTVLAQDPPPGANVPRQSGINLLLSAGSDREGTYMPDIQDKPVLEIRNMLAPFGVYLIPNEVDIQNAREDIVLNQSPAPNTLIRPGDVVTYDVKPSRRITLPNDEHQAEVRHQMLYDYYGSEVKVDVVDLSGNRETKATYPPAFDEQSKQTRVAGSTIRVLVQYIGEATVEIYVNGELEESYALKDGGSPVPSHSTAGR
- the rsmB gene encoding 16S rRNA (cytosine(967)-C(5))-methyltransferase RsmB; this translates as MPVDPVRDAAIDVLLRVFEREQRLDDALDTTLRRKTNLGDRGRRFLTQLVYGTVRHKLLSEYVVRPLLHQPFEELPAPIRSILRMAVFQALFCEQVTYPAMVHTSVELAKKRGHAGTARLVNAVLHRVPNTLDGVALPARPADPAAYLSVRYSMPRWLIERWLEQFGFTRTEQTCAASNTHAPATIRVNTARASREEVMRYLLKAGFQVVHATPIPEELTLPDAGRVLHSKWFQRGYFILQDPAAMLVAHLVEPQAGERILDMCAAPGGKTSHLAQLAGPEARIWAADVQPAKLPSVRENSVRLGLPGVAIVCADGAMPPFRALFDRVLLDAPCSGLGTLRRHPDLKWRVTREMVNRLAATQRALLRSAVALCKNGGLVVYAVCTFSPEETIDVVNAALAEGAVEAEDGPAWLQSWRVTKGQYRTLPQDAALDGFFLMRFRKRS
- the fmt gene encoding methionyl-tRNA formyltransferase, translated to MRIVFCGTPGLAVPTLAAIAECHHVVAVVCQPDKPQGRSAKPAPPPVKSWALDRGIPVHQPVKLNDGAFEVWLREQQAGIGVLAAYGRLLRQPILEATAHGWLNMHPSLLPRWRGPSPIQSAVLNGDLETGVSIMRLNAEMDAGDVLMRESTPIGPEENAAELTARLAGLGAALMVRALELVERGDARFTPQDASRATYSKMIEKRDGHIAWNRPAQQIHNLVRGCIPWPAAQCGFHGQACKLLCTRIVPEPAGAPPGTVVTVMKDEIHVAAADQRVAILEFQAPGKRAMLMGEFLRGHRIGLGDRFEDLA
- a CDS encoding YbaB/EbfC family nucleoid-associated protein gives rise to the protein MFKGLGNLGNLGHVLKQAMQVKERMEELKERLVDERVTADAGGGMVSVVMSGRYDILELKIDPEVINKEEPEFLETLVKSAVNEAISRTQAMVKAKMTELTGGIEIPGME